One window of Streptomyces sp. NBC_00273 genomic DNA carries:
- a CDS encoding polyphosphate kinase 2, translated as MGLKKAVYESELLRLETELVKLQEWVRVEGARLVVVFEGRDAAGKGDTIKRVAEHLNPRVARIAALPTPTERERTQWYFQRYVEHLPAAGEIVLFDRSWYNRAGVEHVMGFCTPAEHQRFLRQCPAFERMLVEDGILLRKYWFSVSDAVQEERFRRRTEDPLRRWKLSPMDLESLDAPWYVVESDDKRSARLNMIAHLLSSLPYTFVALPRRPASTGYERPSKELQTAVPDHAATLGND; from the coding sequence ATGGGTCTCAAGAAGGCGGTCTACGAGAGCGAGCTGCTACGGCTCGAGACGGAGTTGGTGAAGCTTCAGGAGTGGGTGCGGGTGGAGGGCGCCCGCCTGGTCGTCGTCTTCGAGGGCCGTGACGCGGCGGGCAAGGGAGACACGATCAAGCGGGTCGCCGAACACCTCAACCCCCGCGTGGCGCGCATTGCGGCCCTGCCCACGCCGACGGAGCGGGAGCGCACCCAGTGGTACTTCCAGCGCTACGTGGAGCACCTGCCGGCCGCTGGCGAGATCGTGCTCTTCGACCGCAGCTGGTACAACCGCGCCGGAGTGGAGCACGTCATGGGCTTCTGCACGCCGGCCGAGCACCAGCGCTTCCTTCGCCAGTGTCCGGCCTTCGAGCGCATGCTGGTGGAGGACGGGATCCTGCTCCGCAAGTACTGGTTCTCCGTGAGCGACGCGGTCCAGGAGGAACGCTTCCGGCGCCGCACGGAGGACCCGTTGCGGAGGTGGAAGCTCTCGCCGATGGATCTGGAGTCCCTGGACGCCCCCTGGTACGTGGTCGAGAGCGACGACAAGCGCAGCGCGCGACTCAACATGATCGCCCACCTGCTGTCCTCGCTTCCCTACACGTTCGTGGCCCTGCCGCGCCGTCCCGCTTCCACGGGCTACGAGCGACCGTCCAAGGAGCTTCAGACCGCCGTGCCCGACCATGCGGCCACTCTCGGGAACGACTGA
- a CDS encoding SulP family inorganic anion transporter, with protein sequence MSARERSSLRPPGLRGYNRSWLGRDALAAVTVAAYLVPQVMAYAGVAGLPPVAGLWAVLPAIVLYALIGSSRLLSVGPESTTALMTAVAVGPLAGGDPGRYAVLAAALAVVVGLLCLMAWAVRLGFLADLLSRPVLVGYLAGVALIMIVDQLPRLTGVRTTGTDFLPKLYSFVLNLAHVHWPTVCLTLAVLAVLFALPRYWHLVPRPLLALVLATVVVAAFGLDERYGIAVIGSVPSGLPLPELPPLGDLPQLVVPALGVLIVGYSDVILTARAFAGRADPQSLDPNRELLALGAANLGAGVLHGFPVSSSASRTALAQSSKARSQAYSLFAALAVLLVLLFLGPLLAHTPSAVLGAIVVYAAVRLIEVGEFRRLAAFRRRELLLALGCLMGVLALGILYGVLVAVALSVVELLARVARPHDAVEGMVPGLAGMHDVDDYPTARTVPGLLIYRYDSPLFFANAENFRRRALTAVDGQEPPARWFVLNTEANVEVDVTALDAVDALRQELGHRGIVFALARVKQELREDLDAYGLTASVGAGRIYPTLPTALEAYRAWSREAGLEEG encoded by the coding sequence ATGTCCGCGCGTGAAAGATCGTCCCTGCGGCCTCCTGGGCTCCGGGGGTACAACCGGTCCTGGCTCGGTCGGGACGCGCTGGCCGCTGTCACCGTCGCCGCCTATCTGGTGCCGCAGGTCATGGCGTACGCGGGGGTGGCCGGGCTCCCGCCCGTCGCAGGGCTCTGGGCCGTGCTGCCCGCCATCGTGCTCTATGCCCTGATCGGTTCCTCGCGGTTGCTGTCGGTGGGACCCGAGTCGACCACCGCGCTGATGACCGCCGTCGCCGTGGGACCACTGGCCGGCGGAGACCCGGGCAGATATGCCGTGCTCGCGGCGGCCCTCGCCGTGGTCGTCGGCCTCTTGTGCCTGATGGCCTGGGCCGTGCGGCTGGGCTTCCTCGCGGACCTGCTCTCACGGCCCGTACTCGTCGGCTACCTCGCAGGTGTCGCCCTGATCATGATCGTCGACCAGCTGCCCAGGCTCACCGGAGTGCGCACGACAGGTACGGACTTCCTTCCGAAGCTGTACTCCTTCGTCCTGAACCTCGCGCACGTCCACTGGCCGACCGTCTGCCTGACCCTGGCTGTCCTGGCCGTGCTCTTCGCCCTGCCGAGGTACTGGCACCTCGTTCCACGTCCCCTGCTCGCCCTGGTTCTCGCCACCGTCGTGGTGGCTGCGTTCGGACTGGACGAGAGGTACGGGATCGCCGTGATCGGATCCGTACCCTCCGGGCTGCCGCTGCCCGAGCTTCCACCACTCGGCGACCTGCCCCAGCTGGTGGTCCCGGCGCTGGGCGTCCTCATCGTCGGATACTCGGACGTGATCCTGACCGCCCGGGCCTTCGCTGGCCGCGCCGATCCGCAATCGCTGGACCCCAACCGTGAACTCCTTGCCCTGGGAGCGGCGAACCTGGGAGCGGGCGTGCTGCACGGCTTTCCCGTCAGCAGCAGTGCCAGCCGGACCGCCTTGGCCCAGTCCTCGAAGGCCAGGAGCCAGGCGTACTCCCTGTTCGCCGCGCTCGCGGTCCTGCTGGTCCTGCTCTTCCTCGGCCCCCTCCTGGCCCACACGCCGAGCGCCGTCCTCGGCGCCATCGTCGTCTACGCCGCCGTCCGCCTGATCGAGGTGGGTGAGTTCCGGCGCCTCGCGGCCTTCCGGCGACGCGAACTGCTGCTGGCCCTGGGATGTCTCATGGGTGTTCTGGCCCTCGGCATCCTGTACGGCGTCCTCGTCGCCGTGGCGCTGTCCGTGGTCGAGCTGTTGGCCCGCGTGGCCCGTCCGCACGATGCCGTGGAAGGCATGGTGCCCGGGCTCGCCGGCATGCACGACGTGGACGACTACCCGACGGCGCGGACCGTTCCGGGGCTGCTGATCTACCGCTACGACTCACCGTTGTTCTTCGCCAACGCGGAGAACTTCCGCCGCAGGGCGCTGACCGCCGTCGACGGACAGGAACCTCCGGCCCGCTGGTTCGTCCTCAACACCGAGGCGAACGTCGAGGTGGACGTCACCGCCCTGGACGCCGTGGACGCACTCCGCCAGGAACTCGGTCACCGGGGGATCGTCTTCGCCCTGGCCCGCGTCAAGCAGGAGCTCCGCGAGGACCTGGACGCGTACGGGCTCACCGCCTCGGTGGGCGCGGGTCGCATCTACCCGACCCTGCCCACGGCTCTGGAGGCCTACCGGGCCTGGAGCCGGGAGGCAGGGCTTGAGGAGGGCTGA
- a CDS encoding DUF5988 family protein has protein sequence MATKAVLEGGPDDLPERIVPISDPGQDLKIPHRGGYEHFKNTSRHQDSPEGQLAVYEWWERTEIAE, from the coding sequence ATGGCGACCAAGGCAGTGCTTGAGGGCGGCCCAGACGATCTGCCCGAGCGGATCGTTCCGATCTCCGACCCCGGACAAGACCTGAAGATTCCACACCGCGGCGGGTACGAGCATTTCAAGAACACGTCGCGGCACCAGGACAGCCCGGAGGGACAACTGGCGGTCTACGAGTGGTGGGAACGGACAGAGATCGCCGAATGA
- a CDS encoding GAF domain-containing sensor histidine kinase, with protein MRLDELLDELQVRIDAVRGTRDRVHSLLEAVMSVGRELDLAQVLRRIVEAAALLVDAEYGALGVIGPDGRTLSQFLTVGLTEKEIAEIGSLPAGHGLLGEVIHHPEPLRLTDLGAHSSSYGFPVHHPPMRTFLGVPIRVRDEVFGNLYLTDKRGGIDFDTEDETVISTLSVAAGVAIDNARLYEGSQRQQRWLKANAEITESLLSGSSRPAVLDLIARRAQEITAARLADISMPVAGTEGLVVEFAVGADSEARQGLIVPFAGTLSGAAHQAGRSVASLHASDDERYPSDVQVQDGFGPAVAVPLGTTAGESRGVLLLARPAGDPAFGEEELEPLVAFAGQAALALELAERRRDAEQIALLEERDRIARDLHDLAIQRLFATGMTLQSAARLVEHEGAAERIGRAVDDLDETIKIIRSTIFGLRTKDRESGPGLRARAARAVGDAATALGHPPRLSMEGLLDTDVPPPIADHVMAALGELLSNATRHAQATRVGVTLKAAPGEIMLTVSDNGKGIPAQGRRSGLRNLAERAEGLGGTFTVDTPDEGGSRLVWRAPLPTGS; from the coding sequence ATGCGGCTGGACGAGCTGCTCGACGAGCTCCAAGTGCGCATCGACGCGGTGCGCGGTACCCGCGACCGGGTGCACAGCCTGCTGGAGGCCGTCATGTCGGTCGGGCGGGAGCTCGATCTCGCCCAGGTCCTCCGGCGGATCGTGGAGGCGGCCGCGCTGCTCGTCGACGCCGAGTACGGCGCGCTGGGCGTCATCGGCCCCGACGGCCGCACGCTCTCGCAGTTCCTCACAGTCGGACTCACCGAGAAGGAGATCGCCGAGATCGGCTCCCTGCCGGCCGGCCACGGCCTGCTCGGTGAGGTCATCCACCACCCGGAGCCCCTGCGCCTCACCGACCTCGGCGCGCACTCCTCCTCCTACGGCTTTCCGGTGCACCACCCGCCCATGCGCACGTTCCTCGGTGTGCCGATCCGGGTCCGCGACGAGGTGTTCGGCAACCTCTACCTCACCGACAAGCGCGGCGGGATCGACTTCGACACCGAGGACGAGACGGTGATCTCCACCCTCTCGGTGGCGGCGGGCGTGGCGATCGACAACGCGCGGCTCTACGAGGGCTCGCAGCGCCAGCAGCGATGGCTCAAGGCCAATGCGGAGATCACCGAGAGCCTACTGTCGGGCAGTTCCCGCCCTGCGGTGCTGGACCTCATCGCCCGCCGCGCGCAGGAGATCACTGCGGCGCGGCTCGCGGACATCTCCATGCCGGTGGCCGGCACCGAGGGTCTGGTCGTCGAGTTCGCGGTCGGTGCGGACAGCGAAGCACGACAGGGGCTCATCGTCCCCTTCGCCGGAACGCTCTCGGGAGCCGCGCATCAGGCCGGCCGGTCCGTCGCATCCCTGCACGCCTCCGACGATGAACGGTATCCCTCCGATGTCCAGGTACAGGACGGGTTTGGCCCTGCCGTGGCGGTGCCGCTGGGAACCACCGCCGGGGAGAGCAGGGGCGTTCTGCTGCTCGCGCGCCCGGCGGGAGATCCGGCGTTCGGCGAAGAGGAGCTGGAGCCGCTCGTCGCATTCGCCGGTCAGGCGGCGCTGGCCCTGGAGCTGGCGGAGCGGCGCCGGGACGCCGAGCAGATCGCTCTGTTGGAGGAGCGCGATCGGATCGCGCGCGACCTGCACGATCTCGCCATCCAGCGGCTCTTCGCCACGGGCATGACCCTGCAAAGTGCCGCTCGTCTCGTCGAGCACGAGGGTGCTGCGGAGCGGATCGGTCGCGCGGTCGACGACCTGGACGAGACCATCAAGATCATCCGGTCGACGATCTTCGGGCTCCGTACGAAGGACCGCGAGAGCGGCCCCGGCCTGCGGGCTCGCGCTGCCCGCGCCGTCGGCGACGCGGCCACGGCCCTCGGCCATCCGCCGCGTCTGAGCATGGAGGGCCTGCTCGACACGGACGTACCGCCACCGATCGCCGACCACGTCATGGCGGCGCTCGGCGAGCTCCTGAGCAACGCGACCCGCCACGCGCAAGCGACCCGGGTCGGTGTGACCCTCAAGGCCGCGCCGGGAGAGATCATGCTGACCGTCTCCGACAACGGCAAGGGCATTCCGGCGCAGGGACGCAGGAGCGGCCTGCGCAACCTCGCCGAACGGGCTGAGGGCCTGGGCGGGACATTCACCGTCGACACGCCCGACGAGGGAGGCAGCAGGCTCGTCTGGCGGGCGCCGCTGCCCACCGGAAGCTGA
- a CDS encoding amino acid permease, whose product MASSSGGPLVRQALGPLGLRCTGAGGPACPAAAPFRVPLALLLLLVVAGLTWFGHGGRLLFAVMTVLFVLVCVAVLVHGFVSPHTVGEAPASTDPGRSAALAVVLAFPVAMALATGIEAPSTAIAQLGQLDDTHRRRFGRGTLALLLIIVGGLTLALTALAVRLHIGIPGKDSTQIADIAHAATGSGWLYGAFQLTSSLLLLAAASSSFQAGPGLLKALAGSPDHPGVLPSVLGRTNRHHTPYWSVLVYLAAAAVIIVAAAGEEQELVLFYAVAVFVSFLVGLLAMTRFARTERKPALAWLNAMAAVAVAFTLLANLLRGWPILSLVATLAIGGAFYLRWVRAGRPSDIEDVEARAEAD is encoded by the coding sequence ATGGCTAGTTCGTCAGGCGGCCCGCTTGTTCGCCAAGCTCTTGGTCCTCTGGGACTCCGCTGTACCGGCGCAGGCGGACCCGCATGTCCCGCCGCCGCGCCCTTCCGTGTCCCGCTCGCCCTCCTCCTGCTGCTGGTCGTCGCCGGGCTGACCTGGTTCGGACACGGCGGGCGGCTGCTGTTCGCCGTCATGACCGTGCTCTTCGTACTCGTCTGCGTCGCCGTACTCGTACACGGCTTCGTCTCGCCCCACACCGTCGGCGAGGCCCCGGCCTCGACCGACCCGGGCCGCTCCGCCGCCCTTGCGGTCGTCCTCGCCTTCCCCGTCGCGATGGCCCTGGCCACCGGCATCGAGGCGCCGTCCACGGCCATTGCCCAGCTCGGGCAGCTGGACGACACTCACCGCCGCCGCTTCGGGCGCGGCACCCTTGCCCTGCTTCTGATCATCGTCGGGGGCCTCACCCTGGCCCTGACCGCGCTCGCCGTGCGCCTCCACATCGGCATCCCGGGCAAGGACTCCACCCAGATCGCCGACATCGCCCACGCCGCCACCGGATCCGGCTGGCTCTACGGAGCCTTCCAGCTCACCAGCTCCCTCCTGCTCCTGGCTGCCGCGAGCTCCTCGTTCCAGGCCGGCCCCGGACTCCTCAAGGCCCTCGCCGGATCCCCGGACCACCCGGGCGTCCTCCCGTCGGTGCTGGGCCGGACGAACCGCCACCACACCCCGTACTGGTCCGTCCTCGTCTACCTGGCAGCGGCGGCAGTGATCATCGTGGCCGCGGCAGGGGAGGAGCAGGAACTCGTCCTCTTCTACGCGGTCGCGGTCTTCGTCAGCTTCCTCGTCGGGCTGCTGGCCATGACCCGCTTCGCCCGCACCGAGCGCAAGCCCGCCCTCGCCTGGCTGAATGCCATGGCGGCCGTCGCGGTGGCCTTCACCCTCCTGGCGAACCTCCTCCGCGGCTGGCCCATCCTCTCCCTGGTCGCCACCCTCGCCATCGGCGGAGCCTTCTACCTCCGCTGGGTCCGAGCCGGACGTCCTTCCGACATCGAGGACGTGGAAGCCCGTGCCGAAGCCGACTGA
- a CDS encoding EF-hand domain-containing protein: protein MPASTRLDSEAGLRLTAAADCYWEGMAGLVDTDLDGRITRAEFVTAAQAGLHQDPGAFARIALPWHQAVLDVADPDAEQASSTASTVERVLVALGAEPHRARLISAEHRTDPTGRITHEEILREVENYYTTATPQRAFPVPA, encoded by the coding sequence GTGCCGGCGTCGACACGCTTGGATAGCGAGGCGGGTCTGCGGCTGACGGCCGCCGCCGATTGCTACTGGGAGGGGATGGCGGGCCTTGTCGACACCGACCTCGACGGGCGGATCACCCGGGCCGAGTTCGTCACCGCCGCCCAGGCCGGCCTGCACCAGGACCCGGGAGCCTTCGCCCGCATCGCACTGCCCTGGCACCAGGCCGTCCTCGACGTGGCCGACCCCGACGCAGAACAGGCGAGCAGCACCGCCTCGACGGTCGAGCGTGTACTGGTGGCACTCGGCGCCGAACCGCACCGGGCGCGTCTGATCTCGGCCGAACACCGTACCGACCCCACGGGACGCATCACCCACGAGGAGATCCTCCGCGAGGTCGAGAACTACTACACCACCGCCACTCCCCAACGTGCCTTCCCCGTACCGGCCTGA
- a CDS encoding STAS domain-containing protein produces MTTALIDLKTMARDDRGLEVTLSGELDLYTAEQVEPRLHELARAGHRNLILDLCGLSFCDSAGIDLFIRLNRRCRASGTRLLLCDVPPPVVKSMRVLGADRDLRLVVA; encoded by the coding sequence ATGACGACCGCCTTGATCGACCTGAAGACCATGGCACGTGATGACCGCGGTCTGGAAGTCACCTTGTCCGGGGAGCTCGACCTCTACACGGCAGAGCAAGTGGAGCCGCGCCTCCACGAACTCGCACGAGCCGGCCACCGGAACCTGATTCTGGACCTGTGCGGCCTCTCCTTCTGTGACAGCGCCGGAATCGACCTCTTCATCCGTCTGAACCGCCGCTGTCGTGCGTCGGGAACGCGGCTCCTCCTCTGCGATGTGCCGCCCCCAGTGGTCAAGTCCATGCGGGTGCTCGGTGCCGACAGAGATCTTCGGCTCGTCGTCGCGTGA
- a CDS encoding pyridoxamine 5'-phosphate oxidase family protein: protein MDQDGTQRADGRVRDTTPARRMRELDRAEALRLVATVSLGRIVFTQHALPAVRPVNHLVEDGDIIIRIHDDGALASLVAPADVPGVVVAYEADVIDPDTHLGWSVVVTGYASLVADAGEADRYAELLRPWVAQSMAGALRIRPDLVTGFRLEAEGTRPASAARGRS from the coding sequence ATGGACCAGGACGGCACGCAGCGCGCCGACGGCCGGGTCCGTGACACGACGCCTGCCCGGCGCATGCGGGAGCTGGACAGGGCCGAGGCGCTCCGGCTGGTGGCGACGGTGTCCCTGGGACGCATCGTCTTCACGCAGCACGCATTGCCCGCCGTCCGCCCGGTCAACCACCTCGTCGAGGACGGGGACATCATCATCCGGATCCACGACGACGGTGCGCTCGCCTCCCTCGTGGCACCCGCCGACGTTCCCGGTGTGGTGGTCGCCTACGAGGCGGATGTCATTGACCCCGACACGCATCTCGGGTGGAGCGTGGTCGTGACCGGGTACGCGAGCCTGGTGGCCGATGCCGGCGAGGCGGACCGCTATGCGGAGCTTCTGCGCCCTTGGGTGGCACAGTCCATGGCCGGTGCTCTGCGGATCCGCCCCGATCTCGTCACCGGATTCAGGCTGGAGGCGGAGGGGACGCGCCCCGCGTCGGCTGCCCGGGGCCGGTCGTGA
- a CDS encoding universal stress protein — MKRTLVVGVDGSPESRAAADWAAREAVQRDLPLHVVHAWLWQPLALPLVQDRDTEARRAEDILREAEGELTHRYPGLTVTAEVLSDAAVPALLHAGKGAELLVLGTRGHSALVGFLLGSYGRQVIAAAECPVVSVRSAHGRPAAVPEEGEVVVGQQGGVEESAEVLRIAFEAAAARKAPLRAVRVWSLPPVYGYSPGSMWIADQFGGLEPYEKAALEQALEPWRLRYPEVDVVEHVERGSAGHVLLTASSDAQLLVVGRRVRESSVGARIGSVAHAVLHHSACPVAVVPHS; from the coding sequence GTGAAGCGCACCCTCGTCGTCGGAGTGGACGGATCCCCGGAAAGCCGGGCCGCGGCCGACTGGGCCGCTCGCGAAGCCGTACAGCGCGACCTGCCCCTGCACGTGGTCCACGCCTGGCTGTGGCAGCCGCTCGCACTCCCGCTCGTCCAGGACCGCGACACCGAAGCCCGGCGTGCCGAGGACATCCTGAGGGAAGCCGAGGGAGAGCTCACCCACCGGTACCCGGGGCTTACTGTCACCGCGGAAGTCCTCTCCGACGCGGCGGTGCCGGCCCTGCTGCACGCAGGCAAGGGAGCGGAGCTGCTCGTTCTCGGCACTCGCGGGCACAGTGCCCTGGTCGGCTTCCTGCTCGGCTCGTACGGCCGGCAGGTGATCGCCGCAGCGGAGTGCCCCGTGGTCTCCGTACGCTCCGCGCACGGCAGGCCGGCGGCCGTGCCGGAGGAGGGCGAGGTCGTCGTAGGCCAGCAGGGCGGCGTGGAGGAATCCGCCGAGGTACTGCGCATCGCCTTCGAGGCGGCTGCCGCACGCAAGGCCCCGCTCCGTGCCGTCCGCGTCTGGAGCCTGCCCCCGGTCTACGGCTACAGCCCCGGATCGATGTGGATCGCCGACCAGTTCGGTGGCCTGGAGCCGTACGAGAAGGCCGCGCTGGAGCAGGCGCTGGAGCCGTGGCGGCTGAGGTACCCCGAGGTGGACGTCGTCGAGCACGTGGAGCGGGGCAGCGCCGGCCACGTACTGCTGACCGCATCGTCGGACGCGCAGCTCCTCGTCGTCGGCCGACGGGTCCGCGAGTCGTCGGTGGGGGCGCGCATCGGATCCGTGGCCCATGCGGTCCTGCACCATTCGGCCTGTCCGGTCGCGGTGGTCCCGCACTCCTGA
- a CDS encoding 1-phosphofructokinase family hexose kinase, with translation MSTAATPDPITAGTTDGADHSGSASGPSILTLTMNPAVDLCWEVEHLEDIGKNRARVRSVAAGGGGINVARHVVRLGGRATAFHTAGGEVGLRLNRLLDEEGIDHVAVDIDDETREALVLFEAESRCGYHIVPPGPHLHEHEGRRSLDALVQAVDGCPYVVASGSLPGGLPDDFYAAVARRIKEAGSRLVLDTSGPALRSALAEGVFLLRCNRTEAESLTGRPVRDFDDARALNEHLLTTGAAEIAVTTLGELGALCSTGHGHTELYAPPLPGAPLSDAGAGDSMVAALITQLAAGEEPVSACALGVAVAAAAMLTPSTEPFDLDVARSLRSQVRTRFQTDARRQGV, from the coding sequence ATGAGCACGGCCGCGACGCCTGACCCCATCACAGCCGGGACTACCGATGGCGCGGATCACTCGGGGAGTGCCTCCGGGCCGTCGATCCTCACCTTGACGATGAATCCTGCAGTCGATCTCTGTTGGGAGGTCGAGCATCTCGAGGACATCGGCAAGAACCGTGCCCGGGTCAGGTCGGTGGCCGCCGGGGGTGGAGGGATCAACGTCGCCCGTCATGTCGTGCGGCTCGGAGGACGAGCCACCGCCTTCCACACCGCCGGAGGCGAGGTCGGCCTGCGCCTGAACCGGCTGCTGGACGAAGAGGGCATCGACCACGTCGCCGTCGACATCGACGACGAAACCCGCGAAGCACTCGTGCTGTTCGAGGCCGAATCGCGCTGCGGCTACCACATCGTGCCACCCGGCCCGCACCTGCACGAGCACGAGGGGCGGCGATCCCTGGATGCGCTGGTGCAAGCCGTTGACGGTTGCCCGTACGTCGTGGCCAGCGGCAGCCTGCCCGGCGGCTTGCCCGACGACTTCTACGCGGCCGTCGCCCGCCGTATCAAGGAAGCCGGATCCCGACTGGTCCTGGACACCTCCGGGCCGGCGCTGCGCAGCGCACTCGCGGAGGGCGTGTTCCTACTCAGGTGCAACCGGACCGAGGCCGAGAGCCTGACCGGCCGGCCCGTCCGCGACTTCGACGATGCCCGGGCCCTCAACGAGCACCTGCTCACGACAGGAGCCGCCGAGATCGCCGTCACCACCCTCGGGGAGCTGGGCGCACTGTGCTCGACCGGCCACGGGCACACCGAGCTCTACGCGCCGCCGCTGCCCGGCGCGCCCCTGAGCGATGCCGGAGCGGGAGACAGCATGGTCGCCGCCCTCATCACACAGCTGGCCGCCGGAGAGGAACCCGTCAGCGCCTGCGCGCTGGGGGTGGCGGTGGCTGCCGCAGCGATGCTCACCCCCAGCACCGAGCCCTTCGACCTGGACGTGGCCCGATCCCTCCGCTCCCAGGTGAGGACCAGGTTCCAGACCGATGCACGACGCCAGGGCGTTTGA
- a CDS encoding response regulator transcription factor produces the protein MTDSGALTPTKTPITVFLLDDHEVVRRGVHDLLDAEPDLTVVGEAGTAEQALIRIPALRPQVAVLDVRLQDGDGVSVCRELRSRMPELACLMLTSFDDEEALLDAVMAGASGYVLKQITGTDLVTAVRTVASGQSMLDPGATTRLMARMRGDVPKEEQVPGLPGFTDREKEILVMVSEGLTNREIGKRMYLAEKTVKNIISRLFVKLGVERRVQAAVIASHALTHPNRHPVPAAE, from the coding sequence ATGACCGACAGCGGTGCCCTCACCCCTACGAAGACGCCGATCACGGTCTTCCTGCTCGACGATCACGAAGTCGTGCGACGCGGGGTCCACGACCTGCTGGACGCCGAGCCCGATCTGACCGTGGTCGGTGAGGCGGGCACCGCGGAGCAGGCGCTGATCCGCATCCCCGCGCTGCGCCCCCAGGTGGCGGTGCTGGACGTCCGGCTCCAGGACGGCGACGGGGTGAGCGTGTGCCGGGAACTGCGCTCGCGGATGCCCGAGCTGGCCTGCCTGATGCTCACGTCGTTCGACGACGAGGAGGCACTGCTGGACGCCGTGATGGCCGGGGCCTCCGGCTACGTCCTGAAGCAGATCACCGGCACCGATCTGGTCACTGCCGTCCGTACCGTCGCGTCCGGCCAGTCCATGCTGGACCCGGGCGCCACAACCCGGCTCATGGCCCGGATGCGCGGCGACGTCCCCAAGGAGGAGCAGGTCCCCGGCCTGCCGGGCTTCACCGACCGGGAGAAGGAGATCCTCGTCATGGTCAGCGAGGGGCTCACCAACCGGGAGATCGGCAAGCGGATGTACCTCGCGGAGAAGACGGTGAAGAACATCATCTCGCGGCTGTTCGTCAAGCTGGGTGTGGAACGTCGTGTCCAGGCCGCCGTCATCGCCAGTCACGCGCTGACACATCCGAACCGGCACCCGGTCCCGGCCGCCGAATAG
- a CDS encoding Hsp20 family protein, whose product MARWSWTRPSAARTSSRVCHGRGTRRSGRCGYQAVLPSRVKSEDVSAALADGVLTITVPRAQAATERGGERPP is encoded by the coding sequence GTGGCCCGGTGGAGCTGGACGCGTCCTTCGGCCGCACGCACCAGTTCCCGGGTGTGCCATGGGCGCGGCACGCGCCGCTCCGGCCGATGCGGATACCAGGCCGTGCTCCCCTCGAGAGTGAAATCCGAGGACGTCAGTGCGGCCCTTGCCGACGGCGTGCTCACGATCACCGTCCCCAGGGCCCAAGCAGCCACGGAACGGGGTGGAGAACGGCCGCCGTGA